From one Catellatospora sp. IY07-71 genomic stretch:
- a CDS encoding type 1 glutamine amidotransferase domain-containing protein has translation MKVLMVLTSHDQLGDTGRKTGFWLEELAAPYYRFRDAGWEITLASPRGGRPPLDPKSSEPDSQTDLTRRFEADPAAEAQLDATRRLDSVSADDFDTVFYPGGHGPMWDLAEDTTSIRLIEQVVRSGKAIALVCHAPGALRHTRTPDGAPLVAGRQVTGFTDSEEEAVGLTEVVPFLVEDELVAKGAEFSKASDWEPYVVADGLLITGQNPASSGPAADRLISMVRSLRG, from the coding sequence ATGAAGGTCCTGATGGTGCTGACCTCACACGATCAGCTCGGGGACACCGGCCGCAAGACGGGTTTCTGGCTCGAGGAGCTGGCCGCGCCGTACTACCGCTTCCGCGACGCCGGCTGGGAGATCACGCTGGCCTCCCCGCGCGGCGGGCGCCCGCCGCTGGACCCCAAGAGCAGCGAACCGGACTCCCAGACCGACCTCACCCGGCGGTTCGAGGCCGACCCCGCCGCCGAGGCTCAGCTCGACGCCACACGGCGGCTGGACTCGGTGTCCGCCGACGACTTCGACACGGTCTTCTACCCGGGCGGGCACGGCCCGATGTGGGACCTGGCCGAGGACACCACCTCGATCCGCCTCATCGAGCAGGTCGTCCGCTCGGGCAAGGCCATCGCCCTGGTCTGCCACGCCCCGGGCGCGCTGCGCCACACCAGGACGCCCGACGGCGCCCCGCTGGTCGCGGGCCGGCAGGTCACCGGTTTCACCGACAGCGAGGAGGAGGCGGTCGGGTTGACCGAGGTCGTGCCGTTCCTCGTGGAGGACGAGCTGGTCGCCAAGGGGGCCGAGTTCTCCAAGGCCAGTGATTGGGAGCCCTATGTGGTGGCCGACGGGCTGCTCATCACGGGCCAGAATCCCGCCTCCTCGGGCCCGGCGGCCGACCGGCTGATCTCGATGGTGCGCAGTCTGCGCGGATAG
- a CDS encoding DUF1905 domain-containing protein, with the protein MELTFSGELWFWRGPAPWHFVTVPEDECRALAATAPSVTYGWGMIPVSARIGAAEWTTSLWPKDGRYLVPVKAWVRKAEGLDVGDLVAVRLTVGA; encoded by the coding sequence ATGGAGCTGACGTTCAGCGGCGAGCTGTGGTTCTGGCGCGGCCCCGCACCGTGGCATTTCGTCACCGTCCCGGAGGACGAATGCCGCGCGCTGGCGGCCACCGCCCCCTCGGTGACGTACGGCTGGGGCATGATTCCGGTGTCGGCGCGGATCGGCGCCGCCGAGTGGACGACTTCGCTGTGGCCCAAGGACGGCCGCTACCTCGTGCCGGTCAAGGCGTGGGTACGCAAGGCCGAAGGGCTCGACGTCGGCGACCTGGTGGCCGTCCGGCTCACCGTCGGCGCCTGA
- a CDS encoding DNA-binding protein — protein sequence MTESASTDQFTQPDAGRARAHRDFAALSRITERHGATEGRRTRWRHAAILDPYEAVSLVMSLAAGSAEPEHDEEPVDDVDLTAALTLIPRVRAELDALEAGLLDLSRSRGLTWQAIAFGLGLGTPQAARQRFERLAERTRPGS from the coding sequence ATGACCGAGAGCGCTTCGACCGACCAGTTCACCCAGCCTGACGCCGGCCGCGCCCGGGCGCACCGGGACTTCGCCGCCCTCAGCCGGATCACCGAGCGGCACGGCGCCACCGAGGGCAGGCGGACCCGCTGGCGGCACGCGGCGATCCTCGACCCCTATGAGGCCGTGTCGCTGGTGATGTCACTGGCCGCGGGCTCCGCCGAGCCGGAGCATGATGAGGAGCCCGTGGACGACGTGGACCTCACCGCGGCCCTCACCCTGATCCCGCGCGTGCGGGCCGAACTCGACGCGCTGGAGGCGGGGCTGCTGGACCTGTCCCGCAGCCGCGGGCTCACCTGGCAGGCGATCGCGTTCGGACTCGGGCTGGGCACGCCGCAGGCGGCGCGGCAGCGGTTCGAGCGGCTGGCCGAGCGCACGCGGCCCGGCAGCTGA
- a CDS encoding MFS transporter: MTRFPWPTLLLLGAAVFVSVTTELVPTGLLLGMSRDLHVSPSRLGLLVTGYAVMVALFAAPLGTLTARLPRKALLVASLGAYTASNAVMIVAPGYGVAFAARLVGGITHGLFWAVVGGYAARLVTTDRIGRAVTVLSAGGSAAVLAGVPAGTGIGTAFGWRATFAMLTGIALALTLLAWWRLPEVPGSSAAGRTPMREVLRLPQFPPIVAMTAVTMLGAYMMFTYTAPLLKHAGLGETQIAPVLLVNGLAGTLMLPVAGWIADRRLRAGIVLGGGLLMTGLLLLTVQGDAVWAAVAAMVLFGLGMGLLPIFMQAATLRVAPDHTQEASGINASAYNAGVACGALAGAFTLDAWGIGGIPPVGLALVATGMIGYVASTGATGIRFWRPAVAQRQGDYGLFHNSLE; this comes from the coding sequence ATGACCCGCTTCCCCTGGCCCACCCTGCTGCTGCTCGGCGCCGCCGTGTTCGTCTCGGTGACCACCGAGCTCGTGCCGACCGGCCTGCTGCTCGGCATGAGCCGCGACCTGCACGTCTCCCCGTCGCGGCTGGGCCTGCTGGTCACCGGGTACGCCGTGATGGTGGCGCTTTTCGCCGCGCCGCTGGGCACGCTCACCGCCCGGCTGCCGCGCAAGGCGCTGCTGGTGGCGTCGCTGGGCGCCTACACCGCCAGCAACGCCGTCATGATCGTGGCGCCGGGGTACGGCGTCGCGTTCGCCGCGCGGCTGGTCGGCGGGATCACGCACGGGCTGTTCTGGGCGGTCGTCGGCGGTTACGCGGCCCGCCTGGTCACCACCGACCGGATCGGGCGGGCGGTCACCGTGCTGTCGGCCGGGGGCAGCGCGGCGGTGCTGGCCGGGGTGCCTGCGGGCACCGGCATCGGCACCGCGTTCGGCTGGCGGGCCACGTTCGCCATGCTCACCGGTATCGCCTTGGCGCTGACGCTGCTCGCCTGGTGGCGGCTGCCCGAGGTGCCCGGCAGCAGCGCGGCCGGGCGCACCCCGATGCGCGAGGTGCTGCGCCTGCCCCAGTTCCCGCCGATCGTGGCGATGACCGCGGTGACCATGCTGGGCGCGTACATGATGTTCACCTATACCGCGCCGCTGCTGAAGCACGCGGGCCTCGGCGAGACCCAGATCGCGCCCGTGCTGCTCGTGAACGGCCTCGCGGGCACGCTGATGCTGCCGGTCGCGGGCTGGATCGCCGACCGGCGGCTGCGGGCCGGCATCGTGCTGGGCGGCGGCCTGCTGATGACGGGCCTGCTGCTGCTCACCGTGCAGGGCGACGCCGTCTGGGCGGCGGTCGCCGCGATGGTTCTGTTCGGGCTCGGCATGGGCCTGCTGCCGATCTTCATGCAGGCCGCGACGCTGCGGGTGGCGCCCGACCACACCCAGGAGGCCTCGGGCATCAACGCCAGCGCGTACAACGCCGGGGTCGCCTGCGGTGCGCTGGCCGGGGCGTTCACCCTGGACGCCTGGGGCATCGGCGGCATCCCGCCGGTGGGCCTGGCCCTGGTCGCCACGGGCATGATCGGGTACGTCGCCAGCACCGGCGCGACCGGGATCCGGTTCTGGCGGCCGGCCGTCGCACAGCGACAGGGCGACTACGGCCTGTTTCATAACTCATTGGAGTGA
- a CDS encoding tyrosinase family protein, translating to MTAVRANIQTSETARTRFVEGVVALNAEQSGYTTSQLNQLLAPSVPGFRLYGVDQQLTTWDLFVLWHFLAMQMPSSPSRPMRNLAHGGPIFLPWHRMYLLRLEQQIQRVTGDPEAGLPYWDWTADGGLPTDQQHASSLWGAAALGDARGDVVSGPLAAMRVRLVGYGTQLWSVEPRPLQRQAGTDPDVPGLPTVDDAKWVLEDGLGYDSAPWDVSSDGFRNRVEGWLDPRRPGQAGGPQMHNRVHVWVGGDMGPGSSPNDPLFYLNHCNVDRLWEAWLTKRGRSYSPGAGDDQVPSGQGLNDTMVTLLGEPLTPAQTLDPAAWYSYDSLA from the coding sequence ATGACCGCCGTACGCGCCAACATCCAGACCTCCGAGACCGCCCGCACTCGCTTCGTCGAGGGTGTGGTCGCGCTCAACGCGGAGCAGTCCGGCTACACCACCTCGCAGCTCAACCAGCTGCTGGCCCCGTCGGTCCCCGGGTTCCGCCTCTACGGCGTGGACCAGCAGCTGACCACCTGGGACCTGTTCGTGCTGTGGCACTTCCTGGCCATGCAGATGCCCAGCTCCCCGTCCCGGCCGATGCGCAACCTGGCCCACGGCGGCCCGATCTTCCTGCCCTGGCACCGGATGTACCTGCTGCGCCTGGAGCAGCAGATCCAGCGGGTCACCGGCGACCCGGAGGCGGGCCTGCCGTACTGGGACTGGACCGCCGACGGCGGCCTGCCCACCGACCAGCAGCACGCCAGCTCCCTGTGGGGCGCGGCGGCGCTCGGCGACGCCCGCGGCGACGTGGTCAGCGGGCCGCTCGCCGCGATGCGGGTGCGGCTGGTCGGCTACGGCACCCAGCTGTGGTCGGTCGAGCCGCGGCCGTTGCAGCGCCAGGCCGGCACCGACCCCGACGTGCCGGGCCTGCCCACCGTCGACGACGCCAAGTGGGTGCTGGAGGACGGTCTCGGCTACGACAGCGCGCCGTGGGACGTCAGCTCCGACGGCTTCCGCAACCGGGTCGAGGGCTGGCTGGACCCGCGCCGTCCCGGCCAGGCGGGCGGCCCGCAGATGCACAACCGGGTGCACGTGTGGGTGGGCGGCGACATGGGTCCGGGCAGCTCGCCCAACGACCCGCTGTTCTACCTCAACCACTGCAACGTGGACCGGCTGTGGGAGGCGTGGCTGACCAAGCGGGGCCGCAGCTACTCGCCCGGCGCCGGGGACGACCAGGTGCCCAGCGGGCAGGGCCTCAACGACACCATGGTGACGCTGCTCGGCGAGCCGCTGACCCCGGCGCAGACGCTCGACCCGGCCGCCTGGTACAGCTACGACTCGCTCGCGTGA
- a CDS encoding LCP family protein — protein MTAGTVLMVFSGAMLVMVDRAIARYENAVHQEDLFGDQSAAAAGPSAPARPADIRGPLNILLAGVDPRDDDPNWIPRADSVLVMHIPAGLDRGYLFSLPRDLLVAIPPFPKAGYGGNTSDKLAHAMFFGAQTPGVRRANYAQGFELLSAAVSRYTGIKRFDAGAIIDFSGFEDVVDALGGIDMVVDQRVASVHREPDGDPRDRGKSSTGYVGPQMVYEPGKRHFKGWQALDYARQRYIPGGDYARQRHQQQLVRAIVAKAFSGDLLTDPLRLDKVLRTVGGSLTFSGRGHSIVDWAFALQDLRPSGMTMVRLSGGGVGRWVEDKSDDDDKDEPEDDGGDDGKTDPDGDKKDDKKDDEKKDEKPKLKYEYLGEQLDALSRQFLASVAAGSVENFLAFHPAMISK, from the coding sequence GTGACGGCGGGCACGGTCCTGATGGTGTTCAGCGGGGCGATGCTGGTCATGGTGGACCGGGCGATCGCCCGCTACGAGAACGCGGTGCACCAGGAGGACCTGTTCGGCGACCAGAGCGCGGCCGCGGCAGGCCCGTCGGCCCCGGCCCGGCCCGCCGACATCCGCGGGCCGCTGAACATTTTGCTGGCCGGCGTCGACCCGCGCGACGACGATCCGAACTGGATCCCGCGCGCGGACTCCGTGCTGGTCATGCACATCCCCGCCGGGCTCGACCGCGGCTACCTGTTCTCCCTCCCCCGCGACCTGCTGGTGGCGATCCCGCCGTTTCCCAAGGCCGGCTACGGCGGCAACACCTCCGACAAGCTCGCCCACGCCATGTTCTTCGGCGCGCAGACGCCCGGGGTCCGCCGCGCGAACTACGCCCAGGGCTTCGAGCTGCTGAGCGCGGCGGTCAGCCGGTACACCGGGATCAAGCGGTTCGACGCCGGCGCGATCATCGACTTCAGCGGGTTCGAGGACGTCGTCGACGCGCTCGGCGGCATCGACATGGTCGTCGACCAGCGGGTCGCCTCCGTCCACCGCGAGCCGGACGGCGACCCCCGCGACCGCGGCAAGAGCAGCACGGGCTACGTCGGCCCGCAGATGGTGTACGAGCCGGGCAAGCGCCACTTCAAGGGCTGGCAGGCGCTGGACTACGCCCGCCAGCGCTACATCCCCGGCGGCGACTACGCCCGCCAGCGCCACCAGCAGCAGCTGGTCCGCGCGATCGTCGCCAAGGCGTTCAGCGGCGACCTGCTCACCGATCCGCTGCGCCTGGACAAGGTGCTGCGCACCGTCGGCGGCTCGCTGACCTTCAGCGGGCGCGGGCACAGCATCGTCGACTGGGCGTTCGCGCTGCAGGACCTGCGCCCGTCCGGGATGACCATGGTCCGCCTGTCGGGCGGCGGGGTGGGCCGCTGGGTCGAGGACAAGTCCGACGACGACGACAAGGACGAGCCCGAGGACGACGGCGGCGACGACGGCAAGACCGACCCGGACGGCGACAAGAAGGACGACAAGAAGGACGACGAGAAGAAGGACGAGAAGCCGAAGCTGAAGTACGAGTACCTGGGCGAGCAGCTCGACGCGCTGTCCCGGCAGTTCCTCGCCTCGGTCGCGGCCGGCTCGGTGGAGAACTTCCTGGCCTTCCACCCCGCCATGATCAGCAAGTGA
- a CDS encoding response regulator transcription factor yields MTTRVVVVDDQRLIREGIASLLGLQDGVEVVGTAGDGREAVEVALRTGPDVVLMDVRMPVMDGVEAVAVLRAELPACRVVMLTTFDDQDYVVRAMQAGAAGYLLKDLPSRELAAAVRLAHAGVLPLDPAVAARLTAAVPQRRPGVPLSARETDILRLVAQGMTNREIGRRLHLSEGTVKNHLSRLLERLGLRDRTQAAVYARDHGLTS; encoded by the coding sequence GTGACGACACGGGTGGTGGTCGTCGACGACCAGCGGCTGATCCGGGAGGGCATCGCGTCGCTGCTGGGCCTGCAAGACGGCGTCGAGGTCGTCGGCACCGCCGGGGACGGGCGCGAAGCCGTCGAGGTGGCGCTGCGCACCGGCCCGGACGTGGTGCTGATGGACGTGCGGATGCCGGTCATGGACGGGGTCGAGGCGGTGGCGGTGCTGCGGGCCGAGCTGCCGGCGTGCCGGGTGGTGATGCTGACGACGTTCGACGACCAGGACTACGTGGTGCGCGCGATGCAGGCGGGCGCGGCCGGATACCTGCTGAAGGATCTGCCGTCGCGGGAGCTGGCGGCGGCGGTGCGGCTCGCGCACGCGGGGGTGCTGCCGCTGGACCCGGCCGTGGCGGCCCGGCTGACCGCGGCGGTGCCGCAGCGGCGGCCGGGGGTGCCGCTGAGCGCCCGGGAGACCGACATCCTGCGGCTGGTCGCGCAGGGTATGACCAACCGGGAGATCGGGCGGCGGCTGCACCTGAGCGAGGGCACGGTGAAGAACCACCTGTCGCGGCTGCTCGAACGGCTCGGGCTGCGCGATCGCACACAGGCCGCCGTCTATGCCCGCGATCACGGCCTGACCAGCTGA
- a CDS encoding TIGR03086 family metal-binding protein: MTTAAAEHRTVAGGFTDRVLGVAPDGWDAPAPVAGWVARDVVRHLVEWFPGFLKAGSGIDLPHGPSADEDPVAAWTVHSDAVQALLDDPATASRTLTNRHLGELPLDLAIDRFYTSDVFMHTWDLARATGQDEKLDPVRCAALLEGMLPMDEVLRASGQYGPRVEVADDADVQTRLLAFIGRTP; this comes from the coding sequence ATGACCACTGCCGCTGCCGAGCACCGAACCGTCGCGGGCGGCTTCACCGACCGGGTCCTCGGGGTCGCCCCGGACGGCTGGGACGCCCCGGCCCCGGTCGCGGGCTGGGTGGCCCGGGACGTGGTGCGGCACCTGGTCGAGTGGTTTCCCGGGTTCCTGAAGGCCGGGTCCGGCATCGACCTGCCGCACGGCCCGTCGGCCGACGAGGACCCGGTCGCGGCGTGGACCGTGCACAGCGACGCCGTGCAGGCACTCCTGGACGACCCGGCCACGGCGAGCCGTACGCTGACCAACCGGCACCTGGGCGAGTTGCCGCTCGACCTCGCGATCGACCGGTTCTACACCAGCGACGTCTTCATGCACACCTGGGACCTGGCCCGCGCCACCGGACAGGACGAGAAGCTGGACCCGGTCAGGTGCGCGGCGCTCCTCGAAGGCATGCTGCCCATGGACGAGGTGCTGCGCGCCAGCGGCCAGTACGGGCCGCGCGTCGAGGTCGCCGACGACGCCGACGTGCAGACCCGGCTGCTCGCCTTCATCGGCCGCACACCCTGA
- a CDS encoding transposase, producing MARFTTFRFCLDPTVEQEFVLRRHAGAARFGYNQCLRLVKQALDGKRRGSAGKVPWSGFDLINAFNTWKRSAAAGRVLVAAADGTTTVQATGLAWRAEVCQQVFEEAAVDLGRGLAAYTASRTGGRKGGRVGFPRFKSKTRSPLSFRIRGKTSATGRAGIRVGERAPRTVTLPGIGTVAVRQDTRRLRRMLAKGRTKVVSATVSHRAGRWAVSLTCQAADLHEAARHQPSDARGGWVGVDRGLTAFVVAACADGTETVRVGHWPRPSRAGMARQRRLARDVTRKPPGSINRRQAAARLGRHHARVAAIRDRFLHQVSNKLVKTHDKLAIETLTITGMLANRRLAAAVADAAWGELARQLTYKQQWRGGQVTPVDRWYPSTKTCAPCRTVAPAMPLHQRTFTCASCGHQADRDLNAAVNLAIWAEQHHAQVRDLHAGGPVTNARRGEGSGPRTRASETGPDDAGTAPTPPRGRRGRPRRALSHHSNEL from the coding sequence GTGGCCCGTTTCACCACGTTCCGGTTCTGTCTGGACCCGACTGTCGAGCAGGAGTTCGTGCTGCGTCGGCATGCGGGTGCGGCCCGGTTCGGGTACAACCAGTGCCTTCGGCTGGTCAAGCAGGCCCTGGACGGTAAACGCCGCGGCTCGGCCGGTAAGGTGCCGTGGTCGGGTTTCGACCTGATCAACGCGTTCAACACGTGGAAGCGCTCGGCCGCGGCGGGCCGGGTGCTGGTGGCCGCCGCTGACGGGACCACTACAGTGCAGGCCACCGGCCTGGCGTGGCGGGCAGAGGTGTGCCAGCAGGTGTTCGAGGAGGCCGCGGTCGATCTGGGCCGCGGGCTGGCCGCGTACACGGCGTCGCGCACCGGCGGCCGCAAAGGCGGCCGGGTCGGGTTCCCCAGGTTCAAATCGAAGACGCGGTCACCATTGTCGTTTCGGATCCGCGGCAAGACCTCTGCCACGGGCCGGGCGGGTATCCGGGTCGGTGAGCGGGCACCACGGACGGTGACCTTGCCCGGTATCGGCACGGTGGCGGTGCGCCAGGACACCCGACGGTTGCGGCGGATGCTGGCCAAGGGCAGGACCAAGGTCGTGTCGGCGACCGTCAGCCACCGGGCCGGCCGGTGGGCGGTGTCACTGACCTGCCAAGCCGCCGACCTGCATGAGGCTGCCCGCCACCAGCCCTCTGACGCCCGCGGTGGCTGGGTGGGCGTCGACCGCGGGCTGACCGCGTTCGTCGTGGCCGCCTGCGCCGACGGCACCGAAACCGTACGAGTCGGCCACTGGCCGCGCCCTTCCCGGGCGGGCATGGCCCGGCAGCGCCGCCTGGCCCGTGACGTCACCCGCAAACCGCCCGGCTCGATCAACCGCCGGCAAGCGGCGGCCCGGCTGGGCCGCCACCACGCCCGCGTCGCGGCGATCCGGGACCGTTTCCTGCACCAGGTCTCCAACAAGCTGGTCAAGACCCACGACAAGCTCGCCATCGAGACCCTCACCATCACCGGCATGCTCGCCAACCGGCGCCTGGCCGCAGCCGTCGCCGACGCCGCCTGGGGCGAACTGGCCCGCCAACTGACATATAAGCAGCAGTGGCGCGGCGGGCAGGTCACCCCGGTCGACCGCTGGTACCCGTCGACCAAGACCTGCGCCCCATGCCGGACCGTGGCCCCGGCCATGCCCCTGCACCAGCGCACGTTCACCTGCGCCTCGTGCGGACATCAGGCCGACCGGGACCTCAACGCCGCGGTCAACCTCGCCATCTGGGCCGAGCAGCACCACGCCCAGGTCCGGGACCTCCACGCAGGGGGCCCGGTCACCAACGCCCGCCGAGGGGAAGGCTCTGGCCCGCGCACCCGCGCGAGCGAAACCGGCCCCGACGACGCGGGAACCGCACCCACCCCACCCAGGGGCAGGCGCGGACGCCCGAGAAGGGCGCTGTCTCATCACTCCAATGAGTTATGA